CATGCGAGGCCTGGGCCAACCTCGGCCGGATACCTCCGGACGCGCTTGAGAAAATCAAGAAAAACGCGCGCTTTGACGTCAAAAGGATCGAAGAAATCGAGGAGGTCACGAACCACGACGTCATAGCCTTCTTGACCTGCGTCGCGGAGAATGTCGGGGAGGAGTCCAGGTTTATTCATATGGGCATGACATCGTCGGACGTTGTAGATACGGCGATGTCTCTGCTTATGCTGGATGCGCTGGATATCATCATCGGTGATGTCAAGGTCCTCATAGACGTGATGGTCGAGCGCGCCAGGGAACACAGGCACACGGTCATGATCGGGAGGACCCACGGCGTCCATGCAGAGCCGGTGACCCTCGGCCTCAAGTTCGCCTTGTGGGTTTCGGAGATGCGACGCAATCTCGCGCGCATAGAGCAGGCGAGGAAGACGATAGCGTTCGGCAAGATCTCGGGAGCTGTCGGGACCTATGCCAACGTCGACCCCTATGTCGAGGAATATGTCTGTAAGAAGCTCGGGCTCGCGCGCGCTGACATCTCGACCCAGATACTGCAGCGAGACCGGCACGCCGAGCTCCTCACCACCCTGGCCATCACGGCGGGCTCCATTGAAAAATTCGCAACCGAGATCAGGAGCCTCCAGCGGACAGAGATATTCGAGCTCCAGGAGCCATTCAAGAAGGGGCAAAAGGGCTCCTCTGCGATGCCCCACAAGCGCAACCCCATAATGTGCGAGCGGATGGTCGGGCTCGCCCGCGTGATCCGCGGGAATGCCATGGTTGCCCTGGAGGATATAGCGCTCTGGCACGAGCGGGACATCACACATTCATCCGCCGAGAGGATCATCATCCCTGACAGCACCATTCTCATGGACTATATGCTCAGGAAGTTCACAGGCATCGTAAAGGGCCTCGTCGTCCGGCCCGAGCGGATGAGGGAAAACCTGGAGCGCACGGGAGGCCTCATCTTTTCAGAGCTTGTGCTGCTTGCCCTGGTCGACAAGGGCCTGACGCGGGAGGACGCCTACGCTATAGTGCAGTCGAACGCGGCGAAGGCCTGGGACGAGGGGCTCAACTTCAAGGAGCTCGTCGCGGGCGACCCCAGGGTGCGCGAACGGCTCACGGCGCAGGAGATCGAGGCATGTTTCGACCCGTCGCACCATCTCAAGCATGTGGATGAAATATTGGATCGACTGAGCATCTAAGACCCACCCCACCCCGTGGTGATGCAGACCCCGCGGGCCCCTGCAAATGCCCATTCCAGGGGCATTCGCGATGTGATGGTGTAATGATGTAATAAGGTGAATCAGAAGGAGAGGGTATCATGGAGAAGAGGGAGCGGCTTTACGAGGGTAAGGCGAAGATAGCGTTTGCAACGGACGACCCGGGGCTGGTGATATTCGAATTCAAGGATGCCGCAACGGCCTTCGATGGTAAGAAGAAGGGCACGATACTGGGCAAGGGCGCGGTGAACGCCAGGATATCGGCCGTGCTCTTCAAATATTTGGAGGAAAGGGGCATACCCACCCACTTCAAGGAGCTCTTGAGCCCCGTGGATATGCTCGCCCTGAAGGTGGAGATCATCCCGGTCGAGGTCGTGATGCGCAATATCGTGGCGGGCAGCCTCTCCAAGCGGCTGGGCATAGAGGAGGGGCGGTCGCTGGATGAGCCTGTGCTCGAGTTCTATTACAAGTCCGATGAGCTCGGGGACCCCATGATCAACCAGTATCATGTGAGGGCCATGAAGCTGGCGAGCGACGATGAACTCCTGCGCATCGTCGAGCTCTCGTTTGCCATAGACCGTCATCTCAAGGGCTTTTTTGCGGCGAGGAAGCTTGAGCTGGTTGATTTCAAGCTCGAATTCGGGCGGCGCGGGGGCGATGTATACCTTGCCGACGAGATATCGCCGGACACATGCAGGCTCTGGGACATGTCAACCCGTGAGAAGCTGGATAAGGACAGGTTCCGCAGGGACCTCGGAGGGGTAGAGGATGCCTACCAGGAGGTTCTAAGGCGGGTGGAAGGGCCGGGAGAGCAAAGCTAAGTGTGAGTTCGAAGATTATCGCCACTTTTCCAGGGGTTGCCGGTGTTGCGCTCCGGGGACGGCGCGCTTGCGGCGCGCCTCCGTTGAAATTTGGCGCGAGGGCCTTGCCAAATTTCAAAGGCACCGTCGCGCAAACACCGGCAACCCCTAAGACATCCTGGTAAACTAGCACAAATTAAAGAACCTGCGCTTAGACATATTGTAGGTGTAGGTATATTGCAAGTGCTATATCGGGGGGTATAGGGATATGTTGTGGAAAGCCAGGGTCCGCGTGACTTTGAAAAAGGGGATTCTCGACCCGCAGGGCAAGGTGCTGGAAGGCTCCCTGGACAGGCTCGGCTACAAGGAAGTCAGGGAGGTCCGCGTTGGGAAGTATATGGAGATCGCGCTCGAGGCGGAGGACGCCCCCGGGGCGCGCGTCAGGGTCGAGGAGATGTGCCGGCGGCTTCTTGCAAACCCGGTTATCGAGAATTTCGCCGTTGATGTTGATGCGGAGCCGGGCGGTGCGGCGACGACGGCCCAGGCGAAATCTCAGGCGGCGCAGGACGGCGGGGCAGGGGCCGGTGCTGCAGGTACAGGTACTGGTACGGGTGCGGGGGTGGGGCGATGAGGACTATGAGCGGGGTGAACGCCGTGAAAATGAGGGTAGGGGTTGTGATATTCCCCGGCTCGAACTGCGACCACGACTGCCACCATGCGGCGCAGGTCATGGGCATGGATGCCGAATATATCTGGCATGCAACCCGCGATATCTCGGGCTTCGACTGCATAATTCTGCCGGGCGGTTTCTCCTACGGGGATTACCTCCGCGCGGGCGCGGTTGCCCGCTTTTCGCCTATCATGGAGGCCGTGACGAGGTTTGCCGAGCGGGGAGGGCTCGTGCTCGGGATATGCAATGGCTTTCAGATCCTCCTGGAGGCGGGGCTCCTGCCCGGCGCCATGATGCGAAACCGCAACCTCAAGTTCATATGCAAGACCATCCACCTTCGCGTTGAAAACGCCGGGACCCCGTTCACGGGGGCGTGCGCGCCCGGACAGGTGCTGGCCGTGCCCATAGCCCACGGCGAGGGGAATTACTATATCGACCCCGAGGGGCTCCGCGAGCTCAACGCCAACAAGCAGGTGGTCTTCAGATACTGCGATCCCCATGGCGCGGTCACGGACGAGGCCAACCCCAACGGGTCGTGCGATAATATAGCTGGGATCATAAACCGCGAGGGAAATGTCCTGGGCATGATGCCCCACCCCGAGCGGTGCGTCGAGCGGGTTTTGGGCGGGGAGGATGGTCGCTTTGTCTTCGCATCGCTTCTCAGACGCTGGTCGAGAGGGGGCGGCTACGATGCAGGATGCGCCCTGGCGTGAAATGGGCTTGAAAGATTATGAGTACGAGAGAATTGTAGAGATCATGGGCAGGGAGCCAACCTACACCGAGCTCGGGATGTTCAGCGCGATGTGGTCGGAGCACTGCGGTTACAAGCATTCGAAATCCACGCTGAAGCTGTTTCCGACGAAGGGGGAGAGGGTCCTTCAGGGGCCCGGGGAAAACGCCGGCATCGTGGATATAGGGGGCGGCATGGCCCTAGTGATGAAGATGGAGAGCCATAACCACCCGTCGGCCATTGAACCCTACCAGGGGGCTGCGACGGGGATCGGCGGGATACTGCGCGATATATTCACCATGGGGGCGCGGCCGGTGGCCCTCCTGGATTCCTTGAGGTTTGGGGATTTGAGCAATGACAAGGTGAAGTATCTTTTCGACGGCGTTGTGGCGGGCATAGCGGGCTACGGCAATTGTATCGGCGTCCCGACCGTGGCGGGGGAGGTATACTTCGAGGAGCCTTACACGCGAAACCCGCTCGTCAACGTCATGTGCGTGGGGATCATGAAGACGAGCGAGATCGCCAGGGGCGTCGCCGCGGGCGTCGGGAATGCCGTTATGGTTATAGGCTCGAAGACGGGGCGCGATGGCATTCACGGTGCTACCTTCGCCTCGGTCGAGCTGGACGAGAGATCGGAGGAGCGCCGGCCGGCGGTCCAGGTGGGGGATCCATTTACGGAGAAGCTCCTGGTCGAGGCGTGCCTCGAGATCATCAGGGGCGGCTACGTTGTCGGCATCCAGGATATGGGCGCAGCCGGGCTCACGAGCTCCACGGTGGAGATGGCGGCCCGGGCGGGCACGGGGATGGAGATAGAGCTCTCCCTGGTCCCCAGGCGTGAGGAGGGGATGACCCCTTACGAGATAATGCTCTCGGAATCCCAGGAGCGCATGGTTGCGGTCGTGGAGCCGGATAAGGTCGATAAGGTGCGCGAGATATTCGCCAAGTGGGGCCTGGATGCTGTGGTCGTCGGCCATGTGACCGGCGACGGGCTCATGCGGGTCAAGGAGAACGGCAAGGTGGTCGCGGAGATCCCGGCAAAGGTCCTGGCCGAGGCGCCCGTCTACAACCCCGAGGCGAGAAGGCCGGCCCGGATCGACGAGATGCATGCCTTCGACCCGGCCACGCTCCCCGAGCCGCAAGATTACAACGAGGTCTTGATGAGGCTCATGTCATCCCCGAGCATCGCCAGTAAGGAATGGGTCTACGAGCAGTACGATCACATGGTGAGGACGAATACGGCGATCGTGCCGGGCGCGGCTGATGCGGCCGTGTTGCGCGTGAAGGAGCTGGGGACGCCGGGCCACGAGGTCGGGATCGCCCTGACCGTTGACTGCCAGGGTCGATACTGCTACCTCGATCCCTACCAAGGGGCTGCAATCGCCGTAGCGGAGGCTGGCCGCAACCTGGCCTGCGTTGGCGCGGAGCCACTCGCCATCACCGATTGCCTTAATTTTGGGAACCCCGAGAAGCCCGAGATGTTCTGGGAGTTCCAGGAAAGCGTGAAGGGCATGGCCGATGCCTGCCGCAAGCTGGGCATCCCAGTTATTAGCGGGAATGTAAGTTTCTATAATGAGGCGGAGGGCGTGGCGATCTACCCAACGCCGGTGGTGGGCATGGCCGGCCTCCTACCGGATGTTGCTCTGAGGATCACACAGGGTTTTAAGAGGGAGGGCGACCTCATCGTGCTGCTGGGCGCGACCGGCGCGGACATGGGCGGGAGCGATTATCTCGAGGTGATTCACGGGGTCGTTGCAGGCAGCCCACCCAGGCTCGACCTGGAGGCCGAGAGGCGCGTCCAGGCCTGCTGCCGCGATGCGGTGCGGCGCGGCCTGTTGAGCTCGGCGCACGACTGCGCTGAGGGAGGGCTCGCGGTGGCTCTGGCCGAGAGCTGTATCTCCGGCAATGTTGGGGCGCACATTGCCATTGTCCATGGCGGCTCCAGCACCAGTGATCATGGTGCTGACGGCCGCGATGCTGGTCACTGCGACGCTGGCGGCTGCGACGTTGCTACTGGTGCCCGCGATATTGAATGCTGCGGCAGCTGGAGCTCCGGTATGAGACCTGATTTCTTGCTCTTCAGCGAGAGCCAGGGCAGGATAGTCGTGTCCCTGCCCGAGGAGAATCGTAAGGAGCTGGAGGAACTGGCCAGCCGCCATGGGATCCCGTTTGAGGTTATCGGCAGGGTCGGCGGGGCCAGGCTGGTGATGCGGGTAGTCGAGGATGCCGATTCGGGTCCGGTTGGACCCGGCCAGCGCCGGTGGAGGCGCCTCGTAGATCTTGATCTGCATGATCTGGATCGCGCGTGGAGGACCAGTATAGCAAGGCATATGAGTGATGGCGAATCTGCTGAAGCAGCAGCTGAAATAGCGGCAAGGTAAGCGGCAAGAAGGCAAGGTAAGACGGTGCAGAGCAGTTATGAGGCACTGTAACTAGACATCGTGATGAGGTAGTACGATGAGGCGTTGCGAGGAGACGTTGATGATATGGCTGCGTATGTGAGTTGCGAGGGGCCAGGCTGCGGGGGTGCAAGTTGCAAGGGAGCGGGAGCGGTGGGTTGCGCAGCGAGGTGCGCAGGAGGCCGCCCGGATAAGCCCAGGGAGGAGTGCGGCGTCTTCGGGGTATATGGGAAGAGCCCCGGCATCGATGCCGCGGGCCTCACTTACCTGGGATTATATGCATTGCAGCACAGGGGGCAGGAGAGCGCGGGGATGGCGACATCCGATGGAGAGGCGCTCATTCTCCACAAGGAGATGGGGCTTGTAGCGAAGGTCTTCCCCGATGAGGTACTGGATGGCCTCAAGGGCCATATCTCCGTTGGGCACGTCCGGTATTCAACGACAGGCTCGAGCCGCGTGGAAAACGCCCAGCCGCTTCTCGGACGGTGCAAGTACGGCGCGGTCGCCATCGCCCACAACGGGAATCTCGTGAACACGCTGGAGCTTTTCAAGGAGCTCGAGGCGCAGGGGAGCGTCTTCCAGTCCACCCTTGACACGGAGGTCGTCCTGCACCTCGTGGCGCGGTCAGAGGCTCAGGATGTCGAGGATGCCGTCAGGATAGCCGCAGGCCGGCTCCAGGGCGCCTATTCCATAGTTGTGCTGGCGGGCGACAAGCTCATGGCCCTGCGGGACCCCCATGCCATTCGCCCGCTTTGTCTCGGAGAGTCGCGGGATGCCTACTTTATTTCCTCCGAGACGTGCGGCCTCGATACCGTCGGGGCTCGTCTCATACGCCACGTCGGGCCTGGGGAGATGGTGACGATCGACCGGGGCGGGGTCCGGTTTTCCCAGGCCGTGCCCGCCCGGAGGCGGGCGGCGTGCGTCTTTGAGTTTATTTATTTCGCCCGGCCGGATAGCGAGATAGATGGGGTGGGTGTGCATACCGCCCGCAAGCGCATGGGGCAGGCCCTTGCCCGCGAGTTCCCTGTGGATGCGGATATGGTTATAGCGGCGCCGGATTCGGGCATCTCGGCGGCGATCGGGTTTGCCGAGGCATCGGGCATCCCCTATGATACGGGGCTGACGAAAAACCGGTATGTTGGCAGGACGTTCATCCAGCCAAGCCAGACCATGCGGGAGCTCGGGGTCAGGATAAAGCTGAACCCCATCGCGGACCTGGTGGCAGGCAAGCGCGTGGTCATGATAGACGATTCCATAGTCCGCGGCACCACCAGCGTCAAGACTATTGAGATGTTGAGGTCCGCCGGGGCTAAGAAGGTTCACATGTATGTCGCTTCGCCGCCGGTCCGCTACCCCTGCTACTACGGGATAGATACGTCGGCCCGCGGCGAGCTGATAGCCTCCAATCACACAATTGACGAGATCAGGGAGCACCTGCGGGCTGACAGCCTCTGTTACCTGAGCCTCGAGGGGCTTATCGGGGCGATGGGGCCGCTCGAGGGCTCATTGTGCCTTGCATGCCTCGATGGCGAGTACCCGGTTGAATTGCCGGGTGGTGGGGCCGCGCAAAAGCATGTGCTGGAGTTGAGGGCATGAGGATAAAGGGCAGGGATAGAGGGGTGATCAGAATTTGGAATTGAGGCGTAAAGGGCAAGGGCAGGAAGGGAAAGGGGAGTCTTTGAGCTACAAGGCGGCGGGGGTGGACATCGAGGCGGGCTATGAGGTGGTGCGCCGCATCAAGGGACTGGCGCGATCCACATTCAGGCCCGAGGTCGTCGGAGATATAGGTGGGTTCGGCGGTGGATTCGCGCTCAAGGTATCGGGCTCGGGCGCCATGCGAAATCCCGTGCTTGTCTCGGGGACCGACGGCGTCGGGACGAAGCTCAAGATCGCCTTTATGATGAATAAGCATGATACCGTCGGCGTGGATGTTGTGGCCTACTGCGTGAACGATATAATCTGCCATGGGGCGGAGCCGCTGTTTTTCCTGGATTATTTCGCCTGCGGGAAGTTGGATCCTGCGCAGGCCGAGGATGTGGTGAAAGGGGTTGCGGATGGCTGCCGCCAGGCGGGGTGTGCGCTCATCGGCGGGGAGACTGCCGAGATGCCCGGGTTTTACCCTGAGGGCGAGTACGACCTGGCGGGCTTTGCTGTAGGCGTGGTCGAACGTAATGAGCTGATAGACGGGTCGAAGGTCGCGCCCGGCGATGCGATTATAGGCATAGCATCGAGCGGCCTGCAGAGCAGCGGGTTTTCCCTCACGCGGAAGGTCCTCTTTGACGTGGCGGGCTACAGCGTCTTCGACGAGGTGCCCGAGCTGGGAACGATCGACGGGCGCGCCAAAACCCTGGGCGAGGAGCTCCTCACGCCGACCCTGGTATATGCCAGGCCGGTCCTGCAGCTCAGGCGGGACTTCGAGCTCCGCGGGATCGCTAACATAAGCGGCGGCGGGCTTCCCGAAAACCTGCCGAGGGCGATGGCCGAGGGGACCCGCGCCAGGATAGAGTGGGGCACCTGGCCCGTCCATCCCATATTCGACCTGATCCAGAGGACGGGCAACATCTCGGGCGACGAGATGATCAGGACCTACAACCTCGGGATTGGCATAGCAGTGATAGTGGACTCTGAATCCGCGGACGGGGTCGTGGAGGCCCTCGCTCGCATGGGGCACGCGGCGTACATCATAGGCAGGGTCGAGGAGGGGCCCAAGGGCGTGGAGATAGTGAATTTGGATTAGCCCTCTGATGGTGTTTTGATGATAGAGCTCTAATTAATGAAGCTTTGATCAATGAAGCTTAGATGATAACGCTCTGATGAAGCTTTGGGACATAGAGGTGGGGAACGTGCGACGCTTGAGGCTCGGGGTGCTGGTTTCGGGCCGGGGGACCAATCTGCAGTCGATTATTGACGCCATTGAGAGGGGCGATCTCGCGGCCGATATCGCCATCGTGATCAGCAACAGGAAGGACGCGCTCGCCCTAAGGCGGGCCAGGGATCATGGCATCGAGGCCATCTACATGAGCCCGCGGCATTACCCGTCGCGCGAGGCGTATGACGACGCGCTAAAGGCCGAGCTCGAGGGGAGAAATGTCGGCCTGGTCGTGCTTGCCGGCTATATGCTCGTGTTGTCGCCCGGGTTCGTCAGGCATTTCTACGGGAGGCTGGTGAATATCCACCCGGCCCTCCTGCCGTCCTTCCCGGGCACGCACGCGCAGGCCCAGGCCCTCGCGCGCGGGGTCAAGATATCAGGCTGCACCGTTCATTTTGTAGATGAGGGCGTGGATACGGGGCCGATCATCCTCCAGGCTGCGGTGCCGGTCCTCGAGGACGACACCGAGGAGATACTTTCCGCCAGGATTCTCGAACAGGAGCATATACTATACCCGCGCGCGATCCAGCTTTTTGCGGAGGGGCGGCTCGTGATCGAGGGCGGGCGGGTCAGGATTCTGCCGGGACCGGTGTCGGGGAATGGCTCCGGCATTGCTGAGTTTGGGTTATAAGCTAGATAATAAGGGACGGGGAGTGAAGTGCAAATGGGAGATTCAAAGGCCATCGCGGGTAATTTTATTGATGATGTCATCAAGGTCAGGAGGGCCCTTGTAAGCGTATCGGACAAGACGGGCATTATTGATTTCGCCAAGGGGCTCGCAGGGCTCGGGTGCGAGATCATCTCGACGGGCGGGACATTTAAAGCCCTGCGGGACGCCGGCGTGCCCGCCATTCGTGTGGATGAGGTGACGGGGTTCCCCGAGGTGCTGGACGGCCGGGTGAAGACCTTGCATCCTGCGATTCACGCCGGCATACTGGCCATCAGGGGCAAGGCCGAGCATGAGGAGCAACTCGCAAAGCTCGATATCAAGCCGATAGACCTGGTTGTCGTAAACCTTTATCCCTTTGAGGCGACGGTCGCGAAGCCCGGGGTCTCCCTGGAGGACGCGATCGAGAACATCGATATCGGCGGGCCGACCATGATCAGGTCCGCGGCAAAGAATTCGGATGGTGTGGCGGTCATCACAAGCCCGGCGCGCTACGGCCAGGTCCTCGATGAGCTGCGGGCGACCGGCGGGATCTCCAGGAAGACTCGGATGCAGCTCGCCCTCGAGGCGTTCCTCCACACGGCGAAATACGATAGCGCCATATACGACTTCCTGAGAAAGCGCCCAGAAATCGCGGGCGCCGCCGCGGCGGGGTTCCCGGAGGTCATGACCCTGACATACCGCAAAGCGCAGGACCTCCGCTACGGCGAGAACCCCCACCAGGGGGCCGCGTTTTACGTAGAGCCCAAAATCGCCGTCCCCTGCATATCCAATGCCAGGCAGCTCTGGGGCAAGGAGCTTTCCTTCAATAACATCAACGACGCAAACGCCTGCCTGGAGATCCTCGCGGAGTTTGATGAGCCGGCCGCTGTCGCCGTAAAACATGCGAACCCATGCGGTGTGGGCTGTGGCTCCAGCATCCTGGAGGCCTACCGCAAGGCCTATGAGAGCGAT
The genomic region above belongs to Bacillota bacterium and contains:
- a CDS encoding adenylosuccinate lyase, which produces MIPRYTYPEMARIWSDENRFSKWLEIELAACEAWANLGRIPPDALEKIKKNARFDVKRIEEIEEVTNHDVIAFLTCVAENVGEESRFIHMGMTSSDVVDTAMSLLMLDALDIIIGDVKVLIDVMVERAREHRHTVMIGRTHGVHAEPVTLGLKFALWVSEMRRNLARIEQARKTIAFGKISGAVGTYANVDPYVEEYVCKKLGLARADISTQILQRDRHAELLTTLAITAGSIEKFATEIRSLQRTEIFELQEPFKKGQKGSSAMPHKRNPIMCERMVGLARVIRGNAMVALEDIALWHERDITHSSAERIIIPDSTILMDYMLRKFTGIVKGLVVRPERMRENLERTGGLIFSELVLLALVDKGLTREDAYAIVQSNAAKAWDEGLNFKELVAGDPRVRERLTAQEIEACFDPSHHLKHVDEILDRLSI
- a CDS encoding phosphoribosylaminoimidazolesuccinocarboxamide synthase → MEKRERLYEGKAKIAFATDDPGLVIFEFKDAATAFDGKKKGTILGKGAVNARISAVLFKYLEERGIPTHFKELLSPVDMLALKVEIIPVEVVMRNIVAGSLSKRLGIEEGRSLDEPVLEFYYKSDELGDPMINQYHVRAMKLASDDELLRIVELSFAIDRHLKGFFAARKLELVDFKLEFGRRGGDVYLADEISPDTCRLWDMSTREKLDKDRFRRDLGGVEDAYQEVLRRVEGPGEQS
- the purS gene encoding phosphoribosylformylglycinamidine synthase subunit PurS, encoding MWKARVRVTLKKGILDPQGKVLEGSLDRLGYKEVREVRVGKYMEIALEAEDAPGARVRVEEMCRRLLANPVIENFAVDVDAEPGGAATTAQAKSQAAQDGGAGAGAAGTGTGTGAGVGR
- the purQ gene encoding phosphoribosylformylglycinamidine synthase subunit PurQ — translated: MRVGVVIFPGSNCDHDCHHAAQVMGMDAEYIWHATRDISGFDCIILPGGFSYGDYLRAGAVARFSPIMEAVTRFAERGGLVLGICNGFQILLEAGLLPGAMMRNRNLKFICKTIHLRVENAGTPFTGACAPGQVLAVPIAHGEGNYYIDPEGLRELNANKQVVFRYCDPHGAVTDEANPNGSCDNIAGIINREGNVLGMMPHPERCVERVLGGEDGRFVFASLLRRWSRGGGYDAGCALA
- the purL gene encoding phosphoribosylformylglycinamidine synthase subunit PurL, which produces MQDAPWREMGLKDYEYERIVEIMGREPTYTELGMFSAMWSEHCGYKHSKSTLKLFPTKGERVLQGPGENAGIVDIGGGMALVMKMESHNHPSAIEPYQGAATGIGGILRDIFTMGARPVALLDSLRFGDLSNDKVKYLFDGVVAGIAGYGNCIGVPTVAGEVYFEEPYTRNPLVNVMCVGIMKTSEIARGVAAGVGNAVMVIGSKTGRDGIHGATFASVELDERSEERRPAVQVGDPFTEKLLVEACLEIIRGGYVVGIQDMGAAGLTSSTVEMAARAGTGMEIELSLVPRREEGMTPYEIMLSESQERMVAVVEPDKVDKVREIFAKWGLDAVVVGHVTGDGLMRVKENGKVVAEIPAKVLAEAPVYNPEARRPARIDEMHAFDPATLPEPQDYNEVLMRLMSSPSIASKEWVYEQYDHMVRTNTAIVPGAADAAVLRVKELGTPGHEVGIALTVDCQGRYCYLDPYQGAAIAVAEAGRNLACVGAEPLAITDCLNFGNPEKPEMFWEFQESVKGMADACRKLGIPVISGNVSFYNEAEGVAIYPTPVVGMAGLLPDVALRITQGFKREGDLIVLLGATGADMGGSDYLEVIHGVVAGSPPRLDLEAERRVQACCRDAVRRGLLSSAHDCAEGGLAVALAESCISGNVGAHIAIVHGGSSTSDHGADGRDAGHCDAGGCDVATGARDIECCGSWSSGMRPDFLLFSESQGRIVVSLPEENRKELEELASRHGIPFEVIGRVGGARLVMRVVEDADSGPVGPGQRRWRRLVDLDLHDLDRAWRTSIARHMSDGESAEAAAEIAAR
- a CDS encoding amidophosphoribosyltransferase, whose translation is MAAYVSCEGPGCGGASCKGAGAVGCAARCAGGRPDKPREECGVFGVYGKSPGIDAAGLTYLGLYALQHRGQESAGMATSDGEALILHKEMGLVAKVFPDEVLDGLKGHISVGHVRYSTTGSSRVENAQPLLGRCKYGAVAIAHNGNLVNTLELFKELEAQGSVFQSTLDTEVVLHLVARSEAQDVEDAVRIAAGRLQGAYSIVVLAGDKLMALRDPHAIRPLCLGESRDAYFISSETCGLDTVGARLIRHVGPGEMVTIDRGGVRFSQAVPARRRAACVFEFIYFARPDSEIDGVGVHTARKRMGQALAREFPVDADMVIAAPDSGISAAIGFAEASGIPYDTGLTKNRYVGRTFIQPSQTMRELGVRIKLNPIADLVAGKRVVMIDDSIVRGTTSVKTIEMLRSAGAKKVHMYVASPPVRYPCYYGIDTSARGELIASNHTIDEIREHLRADSLCYLSLEGLIGAMGPLEGSLCLACLDGEYPVELPGGGAAQKHVLELRA
- a CDS encoding phosphoribosylformylglycinamidine cyclo-ligase — translated: MRRKGQGQEGKGESLSYKAAGVDIEAGYEVVRRIKGLARSTFRPEVVGDIGGFGGGFALKVSGSGAMRNPVLVSGTDGVGTKLKIAFMMNKHDTVGVDVVAYCVNDIICHGAEPLFFLDYFACGKLDPAQAEDVVKGVADGCRQAGCALIGGETAEMPGFYPEGEYDLAGFAVGVVERNELIDGSKVAPGDAIIGIASSGLQSSGFSLTRKVLFDVAGYSVFDEVPELGTIDGRAKTLGEELLTPTLVYARPVLQLRRDFELRGIANISGGGLPENLPRAMAEGTRARIEWGTWPVHPIFDLIQRTGNISGDEMIRTYNLGIGIAVIVDSESADGVVEALARMGHAAYIIGRVEEGPKGVEIVNLD
- a CDS encoding phosphoribosylglycinamide formyltransferase encodes the protein MRRLRLGVLVSGRGTNLQSIIDAIERGDLAADIAIVISNRKDALALRRARDHGIEAIYMSPRHYPSREAYDDALKAELEGRNVGLVVLAGYMLVLSPGFVRHFYGRLVNIHPALLPSFPGTHAQAQALARGVKISGCTVHFVDEGVDTGPIILQAAVPVLEDDTEEILSARILEQEHILYPRAIQLFAEGRLVIEGGRVRILPGPVSGNGSGIAEFGL
- the purH gene encoding bifunctional phosphoribosylaminoimidazolecarboxamide formyltransferase/IMP cyclohydrolase; its protein translation is MKVRRALVSVSDKTGIIDFAKGLAGLGCEIISTGGTFKALRDAGVPAIRVDEVTGFPEVLDGRVKTLHPAIHAGILAIRGKAEHEEQLAKLDIKPIDLVVVNLYPFEATVAKPGVSLEDAIENIDIGGPTMIRSAAKNSDGVAVITSPARYGQVLDELRATGGISRKTRMQLALEAFLHTAKYDSAIYDFLRKRPEIAGAAAAGFPEVMTLTYRKAQDLRYGENPHQGAAFYVEPKIAVPCISNARQLWGKELSFNNINDANACLEILAEFDEPAAVAVKHANPCGVGCGSSILEAYRKAYESDPVSIFGGIVAVNRPMDEATARELSSIFLEIVMAPSFDQASLSILTQKKNLRVLEIGDISASRSYKGYDLKKVVGGLLVQDRDVEDFKLEDAKVVTRRQPTEAEWKDMLFGWKVVKHVKSNAIVLARDGATIGVGAGQMNRVGAARIAIEQAGEKAYGSVLASDAFFPMRDTVDAAGKAGVTAIIQPGGSIKDEDSIEAANEYGIAMVFTGVRHFRH